In one window of Bos javanicus breed banteng chromosome 24, ARS-OSU_banteng_1.0, whole genome shotgun sequence DNA:
- the ZBTB7C gene encoding zinc finger and BTB domain-containing protein 7C isoform X2, with amino-acid sequence MLAVQCFIWAPAENMANGIDELIGIPFPNHSSEVLCSLNEQRHDGLLCDVLLVVQEQEYRTHRSVLAACSKYFKKLFTAGTLASQPYVYEIDFVQPEALAAILEFAYTSTLTITASNVKHILNAARMLEIQCIVNVCLEIMEPGGDKEDDDDDEEDDDEDEEEEEEEEEEDDDDDTEDFADQENLPDPQDISCHQSPSKSDHLSEKAYSDTPRDFPDSFQAGSPSHLGVIRDFSIESLLRENLYPKASLPDRRPSLSPFAPDFFPHLWPGDFGAFAQLPEQPMDSGPLDLVIKNRKIKEEEKEELPPPPPPPFPNDFFKDMFPDLPGGPLGPIKAENDYGAYLNFLSATHLGGLFPPWPLVEERKLKPKASQQCPICHKVIMGAGKLPRHMRTHTGEKPYMCNICEVRFTRQDKLKIHMRKHTGERPYLCIHCNAKFVHNYDLKNHMRIHTGVRPYQCEFCYKSFTRSDHLHRHIKRQSCRMARPRRGRKPAAWRAASLLFGPGGPAPEKAAFVMPPALGDVGGHLGGAAVCLPGPSPAKHFLAAPKGALSLQELERQFEETQMKLFGRAQLEAERNAGGLLAFALAENVAAARPYFPLPETTWPPCLKPTIRLVLVHPGPASPSPPRPTCPIRWV; translated from the exons GGCTCCGGCTGAGAACATGGCCAATGGCATTGACGAGCTGATCGGCATTCCCTTCCCCAACCACAGCAGCGAGGTCCTCTGCAGCCTGAATGAGCAGCGGCATGACGGGCTGCTGTGCGACGTGCTCCTGGTGGTGCAGGAGCAGGAATACCGCACCCACCGCTCGGTCCTGGCCGCCTGCAGCAAGTACTTCAAGAAGCTCTTCACGGCCGGCACCTTAGCCAGCCAGCCCTACGTCTACGAGATCGACTTTGTCCAGCCCGAGGCGCTGGCCGCCATCCTGGAGTTCGCCTACACCTCCACGCTCACCATCACCGCCTCCAACGTCAAGCACATCCTCAACGCTGCCAGGATGCTGGAGATCCAGTGTATCGTGAACGTGTGCCTGGAGATCATGGAGCCCGGGGGGGACAAGGAGGACGACGACGACGACGAGGAGGATGATGATGAGgacgaagaggaggaggaggaggaggaagaagaggacgACGATGATGACACGGAGGATTTTGCTGATCAAGAAAACTTGCCTGACCCCCAGGACATCAGTTGCCACCAAAGCCCTTCCAAGTCGGACCACCTCTCGGAGAAGGCCTATTCGGACACACCCAGGGACTTCCCCGACTCCTTTCAGGCCGGCAGCCCGAGCCACCTGGGCGTGATCCGGGACTTCTCCATCGAATCTCTGCTGAGGGAGAACCTGTACCCCAAAGCCAGCCTCCCCGACAGGAGACCCTCCTTATCTCCATTCGCCCCGGACTTCTTTCCGCACCTCTGGCCAGGGGACTTCGGTGCCTTTGCCCAGCTGCCTGAGCAGCCCATGGACAGTGGGCCCCTGGACCTGGTCATCAAGAACCGCAAGatcaaggaggaggagaaggaggagctgcccccacccccaccgccgccCTTCCCCAACGATTTCTTCAAGGACATGTTCCCGGACCTTCCCGGGGGGCCGCTGGGCCCCATCAAGGCGGAGAATGACTACGGTGCCTATCTCAACTTCCTGAGCGCCACCCACCTGGGGGGCCTCTTCCCGCCCTGGCCGCTGGTGGAGGAGCGCAAGCTGAAGCCCAAGGCCTCTCAGCAGTGCCCCATCTGCCACAAAGTTATCATGGGGGCGGGGAAGCTGCCGCGGCACATGAGGACCCACACCGGGGAGAAGCCATACATGTGCAACATCTGCGAGGTCCGCTTCACCAG GCAGGACAAGCTGAAAATCCACATGAGGAAGCACACGGGGGAGCGGCCCTATCTGTGCATCCACTGCAACGCCAAGTTCGTGCATAACTACGACCTCAAGAACCACATGCGCATCCACACGGGCGTGAGGCCCTACCAGTGCGAGTTCTGCTACAAGAGCTTCACGCGCTCTGACCACCTGCACCGCCACATCAAGCGCCAGAGCTGCCGCATGGCCCGGCCCCGGCGCGGCCGCAAGCCCGCGGCCTGGAGGGCCGCCAGCCTGCTTTTCGGGCCCGGCGGCCCGGCCCCAGAGAAGGCGGCCTTCGTGATGCCCCCCGCGCTGGGCGACGTGGGCGGCCACCTGGGCGGAGCCGCCGTGTGCCTCCCGGGCCCCAGCCCCGCCAAGCACTTCCTGGCCGCGCCCAAGGGCGCGCTGAGCCTGCAGGAGCTGGAGCGGCAGTTCGAGGAGACGCAGATGAAGCTGTTCGGGCGCGCCCAGCTCGAGGCCGAGCGGAACGCGGGGGGCCTCCTGGCCTTCGCGCTGGCCGAGAACGTGGCCGCCGCGCGGCCCTACTTCCCGCTGCCCGAAACCACGTGGCCTCCATGTCTGAAGCCAACAATTAGGCTGGTCCTTGTCCACCCCGGTCCTGCTTCCCCGTCCCCTCCCAGGCCCACCTGCCCCATCCGATGGGTCTga
- the ZBTB7C gene encoding zinc finger and BTB domain-containing protein 7C isoform X1 codes for MTTSRRLRQAPLSCAAAWIPSPGPWRRSGHDPGTSGVPGAARAPAENMANGIDELIGIPFPNHSSEVLCSLNEQRHDGLLCDVLLVVQEQEYRTHRSVLAACSKYFKKLFTAGTLASQPYVYEIDFVQPEALAAILEFAYTSTLTITASNVKHILNAARMLEIQCIVNVCLEIMEPGGDKEDDDDDEEDDDEDEEEEEEEEEEDDDDDTEDFADQENLPDPQDISCHQSPSKSDHLSEKAYSDTPRDFPDSFQAGSPSHLGVIRDFSIESLLRENLYPKASLPDRRPSLSPFAPDFFPHLWPGDFGAFAQLPEQPMDSGPLDLVIKNRKIKEEEKEELPPPPPPPFPNDFFKDMFPDLPGGPLGPIKAENDYGAYLNFLSATHLGGLFPPWPLVEERKLKPKASQQCPICHKVIMGAGKLPRHMRTHTGEKPYMCNICEVRFTRQDKLKIHMRKHTGERPYLCIHCNAKFVHNYDLKNHMRIHTGVRPYQCEFCYKSFTRSDHLHRHIKRQSCRMARPRRGRKPAAWRAASLLFGPGGPAPEKAAFVMPPALGDVGGHLGGAAVCLPGPSPAKHFLAAPKGALSLQELERQFEETQMKLFGRAQLEAERNAGGLLAFALAENVAAARPYFPLPETTWPPCLKPTIRLVLVHPGPASPSPPRPTCPIRWV; via the exons GGCTCCGGCTGAGAACATGGCCAATGGCATTGACGAGCTGATCGGCATTCCCTTCCCCAACCACAGCAGCGAGGTCCTCTGCAGCCTGAATGAGCAGCGGCATGACGGGCTGCTGTGCGACGTGCTCCTGGTGGTGCAGGAGCAGGAATACCGCACCCACCGCTCGGTCCTGGCCGCCTGCAGCAAGTACTTCAAGAAGCTCTTCACGGCCGGCACCTTAGCCAGCCAGCCCTACGTCTACGAGATCGACTTTGTCCAGCCCGAGGCGCTGGCCGCCATCCTGGAGTTCGCCTACACCTCCACGCTCACCATCACCGCCTCCAACGTCAAGCACATCCTCAACGCTGCCAGGATGCTGGAGATCCAGTGTATCGTGAACGTGTGCCTGGAGATCATGGAGCCCGGGGGGGACAAGGAGGACGACGACGACGACGAGGAGGATGATGATGAGgacgaagaggaggaggaggaggaggaagaagaggacgACGATGATGACACGGAGGATTTTGCTGATCAAGAAAACTTGCCTGACCCCCAGGACATCAGTTGCCACCAAAGCCCTTCCAAGTCGGACCACCTCTCGGAGAAGGCCTATTCGGACACACCCAGGGACTTCCCCGACTCCTTTCAGGCCGGCAGCCCGAGCCACCTGGGCGTGATCCGGGACTTCTCCATCGAATCTCTGCTGAGGGAGAACCTGTACCCCAAAGCCAGCCTCCCCGACAGGAGACCCTCCTTATCTCCATTCGCCCCGGACTTCTTTCCGCACCTCTGGCCAGGGGACTTCGGTGCCTTTGCCCAGCTGCCTGAGCAGCCCATGGACAGTGGGCCCCTGGACCTGGTCATCAAGAACCGCAAGatcaaggaggaggagaaggaggagctgcccccacccccaccgccgccCTTCCCCAACGATTTCTTCAAGGACATGTTCCCGGACCTTCCCGGGGGGCCGCTGGGCCCCATCAAGGCGGAGAATGACTACGGTGCCTATCTCAACTTCCTGAGCGCCACCCACCTGGGGGGCCTCTTCCCGCCCTGGCCGCTGGTGGAGGAGCGCAAGCTGAAGCCCAAGGCCTCTCAGCAGTGCCCCATCTGCCACAAAGTTATCATGGGGGCGGGGAAGCTGCCGCGGCACATGAGGACCCACACCGGGGAGAAGCCATACATGTGCAACATCTGCGAGGTCCGCTTCACCAG GCAGGACAAGCTGAAAATCCACATGAGGAAGCACACGGGGGAGCGGCCCTATCTGTGCATCCACTGCAACGCCAAGTTCGTGCATAACTACGACCTCAAGAACCACATGCGCATCCACACGGGCGTGAGGCCCTACCAGTGCGAGTTCTGCTACAAGAGCTTCACGCGCTCTGACCACCTGCACCGCCACATCAAGCGCCAGAGCTGCCGCATGGCCCGGCCCCGGCGCGGCCGCAAGCCCGCGGCCTGGAGGGCCGCCAGCCTGCTTTTCGGGCCCGGCGGCCCGGCCCCAGAGAAGGCGGCCTTCGTGATGCCCCCCGCGCTGGGCGACGTGGGCGGCCACCTGGGCGGAGCCGCCGTGTGCCTCCCGGGCCCCAGCCCCGCCAAGCACTTCCTGGCCGCGCCCAAGGGCGCGCTGAGCCTGCAGGAGCTGGAGCGGCAGTTCGAGGAGACGCAGATGAAGCTGTTCGGGCGCGCCCAGCTCGAGGCCGAGCGGAACGCGGGGGGCCTCCTGGCCTTCGCGCTGGCCGAGAACGTGGCCGCCGCGCGGCCCTACTTCCCGCTGCCCGAAACCACGTGGCCTCCATGTCTGAAGCCAACAATTAGGCTGGTCCTTGTCCACCCCGGTCCTGCTTCCCCGTCCCCTCCCAGGCCCACCTGCCCCATCCGATGGGTCTga